In one window of Paracoccus liaowanqingii DNA:
- a CDS encoding integrase core domain-containing protein, with translation MLLSCVLTVSGDAQEKLEDWRRHYNKDRPHSAIGYNVPVALHYPGGAASPSP, from the coding sequence ATGCTCTTGAGCTGCGTCCTGACGGTATCCGGCGACGCGCAGGAAAAACTGGAGGATTGGCGTAGGCACTACAACAAGGACCGACCCCACAGCGCGATTGGATATAACGTCCCGGTTGCCCTGCATTATCCCGGCGGCGCAGCCAGCCCGTCGCCATGA
- the phnE gene encoding phosphonate ABC transporter, permease protein PhnE, with product MPPIDSKSKPALPPRFAAPSAVTWIVILAFAAFFIQGLMSADITPQRLWRGMFNLWRFVSLAFPPDFSKLDVIAWSMLETMNMAVVGVAFGVILSLPFALLASSNMTPHPVVRTITRLIIATMRTIPDLIWALIFVVAVGLGPLAGILAIIIDTIGFCARFFSERIEEVKPGPAEALTSTGAGRLSVILGAIVPETLASITATSLYSVEKAIRSAVTLGLVGAGGIGVELSTAMRLFNFDEACAIILVILVVVIAFEQISSFIRSKVI from the coding sequence ATGCCCCCCATCGACAGCAAGTCTAAGCCCGCCTTGCCCCCCCGCTTTGCCGCCCCTTCAGCCGTGACGTGGATCGTGATCCTCGCCTTTGCGGCCTTCTTCATCCAGGGCCTCATGTCTGCCGATATCACGCCGCAGCGGCTGTGGCGCGGCATGTTCAACTTGTGGCGGTTCGTGTCACTGGCCTTTCCGCCGGACTTTTCGAAACTGGACGTGATCGCCTGGTCGATGCTGGAAACGATGAACATGGCGGTGGTGGGTGTCGCCTTCGGCGTGATCCTCAGCCTGCCCTTCGCGCTGCTGGCCTCGTCCAACATGACACCCCATCCGGTCGTGCGCACCATCACCCGGCTGATCATCGCCACGATGCGCACCATTCCTGACCTGATCTGGGCACTGATCTTTGTCGTGGCCGTGGGACTGGGGCCGCTTGCCGGGATCCTGGCGATCATCATCGACACGATCGGGTTCTGCGCGCGCTTCTTTTCCGAACGCATCGAAGAGGTCAAGCCGGGCCCGGCCGAGGCGCTGACCTCAACCGGGGCGGGGCGGCTGTCGGTGATCCTGGGGGCGATCGTACCTGAAACGCTGGCCTCGATCACAGCGACCAGCCTTTACTCGGTAGAAAAGGCGATCCGGTCTGCTGTGACGCTCGGGTTGGTTGGCGCGGGCGGGATCGGGGTCGAGCTGTCCACCGCCATGCGCCTGTTCAACTTCGACGAGGCCTGTGCGATCATCCTCGTCATTCTGGTGGTTGTCATTGCGTTCGAGCAGATCTCCTCATTCATCCGCAGCAAAGTGATCTGA
- a CDS encoding D-alanyl-D-alanine carboxypeptidase family protein, whose translation MKQINSTFRLWRHVLIVMVLLVSPATAAPFAAYVMDARTGEAIYQQNANTRLHPASLTKMMTLYMTFSAIERGEVRLDSKFTISRKAANEPPSKLGLRAGQEIELRYLIRAAAVKSANDVATALGENLAGSEEEFTRQMTQMARALGMNNTQFRNAHGLTSKGHYSTAQDMSLLGRHLFYDFPQYYNLFSRRSADASIARVAATNRRFLDDYDGADGIKTGYTRAAGFNLTASAQRGNKRLIATVFGGTSTAQRNQTVAKLLDDNFPRIPDRVRETPPQAPQVRTVSRRANVTASAAATRPEPHRMVLQASRAPTARPAGLAGAPEGDAPSRADRLALDNSPRPDSRADLGTSAPNATSATDIRAKGHPSALALGASSRPGVNPRAQSPILASANDGDG comes from the coding sequence GTGAAACAAATCAATTCCACATTCCGCCTATGGCGCCATGTTCTAATAGTCATGGTGCTACTTGTTTCGCCGGCAACCGCCGCGCCGTTCGCGGCCTATGTCATGGACGCACGCACGGGCGAGGCCATTTATCAGCAGAACGCAAACACAAGACTACATCCCGCATCGCTGACCAAGATGATGACGCTTTACATGACGTTCAGCGCCATAGAACGCGGAGAGGTCAGGCTGGACAGCAAGTTCACCATTTCCAGAAAGGCTGCGAATGAGCCCCCGTCCAAGCTGGGTCTGCGCGCCGGGCAGGAGATCGAGCTACGCTATCTGATCCGCGCCGCGGCGGTCAAATCGGCCAACGATGTGGCCACGGCGCTCGGCGAAAACCTTGCCGGATCCGAGGAAGAGTTCACCCGGCAAATGACCCAAATGGCGCGGGCTCTGGGCATGAACAACACTCAGTTTCGCAATGCGCATGGCCTGACAAGCAAGGGGCACTATTCCACCGCACAGGACATGAGCCTGCTGGGGCGCCACCTGTTCTACGACTTTCCCCAATACTACAACCTGTTCTCGCGCCGCTCGGCAGATGCGAGCATCGCGCGGGTCGCGGCGACCAATCGCCGTTTCCTCGATGACTACGACGGTGCCGACGGCATCAAGACAGGCTATACCCGCGCAGCGGGCTTCAACCTGACGGCTTCGGCACAACGCGGGAACAAGCGCCTGATCGCCACGGTCTTTGGCGGCACCTCCACGGCGCAGCGCAATCAGACGGTCGCCAAACTGCTGGACGACAACTTTCCCCGCATTCCTGATCGCGTGCGCGAAACCCCTCCGCAGGCACCCCAGGTCCGGACCGTGTCACGCCGGGCAAATGTGACTGCCAGCGCCGCGGCAACCCGGCCCGAGCCGCACCGGATGGTCCTCCAGGCATCGCGGGCCCCGACAGCCCGTCCGGCTGGCCTGGCGGGCGCGCCTGAAGGCGATGCGCCATCGCGCGCCGATCGGCTGGCTCTGGACAACAGTCCGCGACCCGACAGTCGTGCAGATCTCGGAACCTCCGCGCCGAACGCGACCTCCGCAACAGACATCAGGGCAAAGGGGCACCCGTCGGCCCTGGCCCTTGGTGCATCGTCCCGTCCTGGCGTGAACCCGCGTGCGCAGAGCCCGATCCTGGCATCTGCGAATGACGGTGACGGCTGA
- a CDS encoding polysaccharide pyruvyl transferase family protein has translation MSEHHQSIAETNQRALLVGHFSTVGDVEVLRQTERQLQALGMAYDVTPYTDAREAVDSTWLNRFTLDPARYSHLFVICGPFTPAMAVQHESIFDRFKHCVHIGVNLTMVEPLATFNPFEVLLERDSDRTVRADLSFREAPSRVPVIGLCLTGFQREYGDRHRGALAEEKLRRLIKNSGAAVIEMDTSVPAAMNRFGLSNAAQFESICARLDAMLTTRLHGMVLALKNGIPTIAIDPVAGGDKVTRQAHKLGWREVFEPDQVSDDDLLAALTRCLSEAGRADAGLVRDRAIASLDGFDEELAMALQARPDLGLRDDLIPKVGMVLGLRKRFKAWKRRRRAQNRV, from the coding sequence ATGTCCGAGCACCATCAGTCCATAGCCGAAACCAACCAACGCGCGCTTCTGGTCGGACACTTTTCGACCGTTGGTGACGTGGAGGTGCTGCGACAGACGGAACGTCAGCTGCAGGCACTGGGAATGGCCTATGACGTCACGCCCTATACCGACGCGCGCGAGGCGGTCGACAGCACCTGGCTGAACCGCTTCACTTTGGACCCTGCGCGCTATTCGCACCTGTTCGTCATCTGCGGTCCGTTTACCCCGGCGATGGCCGTGCAGCATGAAAGCATCTTTGATCGCTTCAAGCACTGCGTTCATATCGGGGTCAACCTGACGATGGTCGAACCGCTCGCGACCTTCAATCCATTCGAGGTCCTGCTGGAACGGGACAGTGACAGAACCGTGCGCGCAGACCTGAGCTTCCGCGAAGCGCCGTCCCGCGTTCCTGTCATCGGGCTGTGCCTGACCGGGTTCCAACGCGAGTATGGCGATCGCCACCGGGGCGCGTTGGCCGAGGAGAAGCTGCGCCGGCTGATCAAAAACTCGGGGGCGGCGGTCATCGAGATGGACACCTCCGTGCCTGCAGCCATGAACCGTTTCGGCCTGTCGAACGCGGCACAGTTCGAATCCATCTGCGCACGTCTCGATGCCATGCTGACAACACGGCTGCATGGCATGGTGCTGGCCCTGAAGAACGGCATACCAACCATCGCCATCGACCCCGTTGCCGGCGGCGACAAGGTGACCCGCCAGGCACATAAGCTGGGTTGGCGCGAGGTCTTCGAGCCGGATCAGGTCAGCGACGACGATCTTCTGGCGGCATTGACGCGGTGCCTGTCGGAGGCCGGACGTGCCGATGCGGGTCTCGTTCGGGACAGGGCCATCGCATCTCTGGATGGTTTCGACGAGGAATTGGCCATGGCGCTGCAGGCTCGCCCCGACCTTGGATTGCGCGATGACCTGATACCGAAGGTCGGGATGGTTCTTGGATTACGGAAACGGTTCAAGGCATGGAAACGGCGCCGGCGCGCTCAAAACCGCGTGTGA
- a CDS encoding HU family DNA-binding protein codes for MKPMTKTELLASLAEKSGLQKKDVGAVLDALSELATSTVVEGGALTLPGLGKLACRDRPERQVRNPSTGEAMTKSADRVVKFTVAKALKDSVNT; via the coding sequence ATGAAGCCGATGACCAAGACCGAGTTGCTTGCGTCTCTGGCTGAGAAGTCAGGCCTTCAGAAGAAGGACGTTGGAGCGGTCCTCGATGCACTCTCCGAACTCGCGACCTCAACCGTGGTGGAGGGCGGTGCCCTGACGCTTCCCGGCCTCGGCAAACTTGCATGCCGCGACCGTCCCGAGCGCCAGGTTCGCAATCCATCGACGGGCGAGGCCATGACAAAATCCGCCGATCGGGTGGTGAAGTTCACGGTGGCCAAGGCGCTGAAGGACAGCGTCAATACCTGA
- the phnC gene encoding phosphonate ABC transporter ATP-binding protein: MPPAIEIHDLHKRYGDVHVLRGINLSVAPGEGVVLLGANGCGKSTLLRCLNRLTPHDGGTITILGTEISTLKGAGLRAVRHQVGYVFQHFNLVPNVSVFQNVLFGALGRNRHGLLRTWSAFASAEDRDRAMTCLERVGLADKAAARPSEISGGQQQRVAIARMLMQAPSIVVADEPIASLDPKAGREVLELLFRIVSEEGLTVLCTLHQLDLATEFGQRIIGMKAGRIVVDGAADDLPRAELDGLYHGAVRVDQPAGTVTADLAHA; the protein is encoded by the coding sequence TTGCCCCCCGCGATCGAGATCCACGACCTGCACAAGAGATATGGCGATGTCCATGTGCTGCGCGGGATCAATCTGTCGGTCGCGCCGGGCGAGGGGGTCGTGCTGCTGGGTGCCAATGGCTGTGGGAAATCCACGTTACTGCGATGCCTGAATCGCCTGACCCCGCATGATGGTGGCACGATCACCATCTTGGGCACTGAAATCTCCACACTGAAGGGCGCGGGGCTGCGCGCCGTGCGCCATCAGGTCGGCTATGTGTTTCAGCACTTCAACCTGGTCCCAAATGTCAGCGTCTTTCAGAACGTGCTGTTCGGAGCCCTTGGCCGCAACCGACATGGGCTGTTGCGGACCTGGTCGGCCTTTGCCTCGGCCGAGGACCGGGACCGCGCGATGACCTGCCTTGAGCGTGTCGGCTTGGCCGATAAGGCAGCGGCGCGTCCTTCGGAAATCTCAGGTGGCCAGCAGCAGCGGGTGGCCATCGCGAGAATGCTGATGCAGGCGCCTTCGATCGTGGTGGCGGACGAGCCGATTGCCAGCCTGGATCCCAAGGCCGGACGCGAAGTGCTTGAACTGTTGTTCCGTATCGTCTCGGAGGAGGGGCTGACCGTACTGTGCACCCTGCACCAGCTGGATCTGGCAACCGAGTTCGGTCAGCGGATCATCGGCATGAAGGCCGGGCGCATCGTCGTGGACGGCGCGGCCGACGACCTGCCTCGCGCCGAGCTGGACGGTCTCTACCATGGCGCGGTGCGCGTCGACCAACCAGCCGGGACGGTGACCGCCGATCTTGCCCATGCCTGA
- a CDS encoding histidine phosphatase family protein: MARTVRYLTHPQVLIEPTKDVRQWSLNSIGRARVSALAARPEVLQQTGKVISSDEVKALETALPLAAALGLELEVDPQMHENDRTATGFLPPKEFERVADQFFANPFKDVRGWERAIDAQCRIVAAVEACLAVSQEGDVLFVGHGGVGTLLYCALSNVGISRRFDQGPGGGFWFSFEAEERRPLQEWQPMETLRVGRQPSEYSAEGFVR, from the coding sequence ATGGCGCGAACTGTTCGCTACCTGACGCATCCTCAAGTTCTTATCGAGCCCACAAAGGATGTCCGCCAATGGTCACTGAATTCCATTGGGCGTGCTCGGGTCTCCGCACTGGCCGCACGACCTGAGGTCCTACAACAGACCGGTAAAGTGATCAGCAGTGACGAAGTGAAAGCGCTGGAGACGGCGCTGCCTCTGGCTGCCGCCCTGGGCCTGGAACTTGAGGTTGATCCGCAGATGCACGAAAATGATCGCACCGCCACTGGCTTCCTGCCTCCCAAGGAGTTCGAGAGGGTGGCAGACCAATTCTTTGCCAATCCGTTTAAAGACGTACGTGGATGGGAACGAGCCATCGATGCCCAGTGTCGTATCGTTGCCGCGGTTGAGGCTTGCCTTGCCGTCTCGCAAGAGGGTGACGTCTTGTTTGTCGGACACGGCGGTGTCGGGACGCTTCTTTATTGTGCCCTGTCGAACGTCGGGATCAGCCGGCGCTTTGATCAGGGACCTGGCGGTGGGTTCTGGTTCTCGTTTGAGGCCGAAGAGCGACGGCCGTTGCAGGAATGGCAACCCATGGAAACCTTACGCGTCGGGCGTCAGCCGTCAGAATATTCGGCGGAAGGATTTGTCCGTTAG
- the phnD gene encoding phosphate/phosphite/phosphonate ABC transporter substrate-binding protein, with amino-acid sequence MTTKPMTALAFLSTIVASALPVHAQSAADVCPASLRMADTGIEGMGGLAEAFGPFGEKFAEVSGVELEMFGLSNRTAAGTALQFDEVDLVFAGPSEFVLFAERQPDIEILFSIARPQYGSSFYVKADSDVQTLSDLRGKTVALKDVGSTSGHIFPSQMLVEAGLDIDRDLEIVMAADAQVAVLVNGDVDAMGGGNREMDNIMQLDPEGEYRVIAESGILPGDPIIMRGTLDDECKSALREVLSENSDELWTALIETPRNEDKFLDNDASLSFETTAADYDIVRDAYAAAGIQLEQ; translated from the coding sequence ATGACGACGAAACCAATGACTGCTCTGGCCTTTCTTTCGACCATAGTCGCGAGTGCCTTGCCGGTGCATGCGCAATCCGCGGCCGATGTCTGCCCCGCCAGCTTGCGCATGGCCGATACCGGCATCGAAGGAATGGGTGGTCTGGCGGAAGCCTTCGGGCCCTTCGGAGAAAAATTCGCCGAAGTGTCGGGTGTCGAACTGGAAATGTTCGGCCTATCCAACCGTACTGCCGCCGGCACCGCCCTGCAGTTTGACGAGGTCGATCTGGTCTTTGCGGGCCCGTCGGAGTTCGTGCTGTTCGCCGAACGTCAGCCCGATATCGAGATACTGTTCTCGATCGCACGCCCGCAATACGGCAGCAGCTTTTACGTGAAGGCGGACAGTGACGTGCAGACACTGTCCGATTTGCGCGGCAAGACGGTGGCGCTCAAGGATGTCGGCTCGACTTCGGGTCACATTTTTCCCAGCCAGATGCTGGTCGAGGCTGGCTTGGACATCGACCGCGATCTGGAGATCGTGATGGCCGCCGATGCGCAGGTCGCCGTGCTGGTCAATGGCGATGTCGATGCCATGGGCGGTGGCAACCGCGAGATGGACAACATCATGCAACTGGACCCAGAGGGCGAATACCGCGTGATCGCTGAAAGCGGCATCCTGCCAGGCGATCCGATCATCATGCGCGGAACGCTGGACGATGAATGCAAGTCGGCCCTGCGCGAAGTGCTGTCCGAGAATTCCGACGAGCTGTGGACCGCGCTGATCGAGACGCCGCGCAATGAGGACAAGTTCCTGGACAACGACGCCAGCCTCAGCTTCGAGACGACGGCGGCCGATTACGATATCGTCCGCGACGCCTATGCCGCGGCCGGCATCCAGCTGGAGCAGTAA
- a CDS encoding glycosyltransferase family 8 protein, producing the protein MVKIAYVTDRTFLKPTLLSVWSLLQHLQGAAELHFWGDGLSPEDWADVEAVTAGHAGLTLVCKDIGSGYLEGAHGPTDYITAATMGRLFIPRLIDGYVLYIDGDTLVTGDVGPLFQIEMDDAYAGVVRDYHITHWLSEPEKTTADRDARLAEIRQFMGPARVEDYFNAGILLLNCDALRAHPALLAQMEDVAAASARTHGDQDHLNALFGTDVMQLDPAWNASWGRIRRHRGMLARSGLVTAGGVPGSPAILHYHGPKKPWRDRRWDAWSSRGRATLSYRRAMHRFVQQYPHLKPL; encoded by the coding sequence ATGGTCAAGATCGCCTACGTCACCGACCGCACCTTCCTGAAGCCGACGCTCCTATCTGTCTGGAGCCTGCTGCAGCATCTGCAGGGGGCTGCTGAACTGCACTTCTGGGGCGATGGCCTCTCCCCTGAAGACTGGGCGGATGTCGAGGCGGTCACTGCCGGACACGCGGGGCTCACCTTGGTCTGCAAAGATATCGGCAGCGGATACCTGGAGGGGGCGCATGGACCGACGGATTACATCACCGCAGCCACGATGGGACGCCTGTTCATCCCGCGGCTGATCGATGGATATGTCCTCTACATCGACGGTGACACGCTGGTCACCGGTGACGTCGGACCCCTGTTCCAGATCGAAATGGACGACGCCTATGCGGGCGTGGTGCGCGACTATCACATCACGCATTGGCTATCCGAGCCGGAAAAGACGACGGCGGACCGGGATGCACGGCTGGCGGAGATCCGGCAGTTCATGGGCCCCGCGCGAGTCGAGGACTACTTCAACGCAGGCATCCTCTTGCTCAACTGTGACGCGCTTCGAGCGCATCCCGCCCTGTTGGCACAGATGGAAGACGTCGCCGCGGCCTCGGCCCGCACCCATGGGGACCAGGATCATCTGAATGCCCTATTCGGGACCGACGTGATGCAGCTTGATCCGGCGTGGAACGCCTCCTGGGGGCGCATCCGCCGACACAGGGGCATGCTGGCCCGATCGGGATTGGTCACCGCAGGAGGGGTGCCCGGCAGTCCGGCGATCCTACACTATCACGGACCAAAAAAACCTTGGCGGGATCGTCGGTGGGATGCCTGGTCGTCGCGTGGCCGGGCAACGCTGAGCTATCGGCGTGCCATGCACCGCTTCGTGCAGCAGTATCCGCATCTGAAGCCTCTCTGA